The Prionailurus viverrinus isolate Anna chromosome B4, UM_Priviv_1.0, whole genome shotgun sequence genome has a window encoding:
- the LOC125170740 gene encoding olfactory receptor 8S1-like produces the protein MALVNHSTIIEFLLLGVPEDHHTQALVFVLFLVVYLLTLSGNLLIILVIRTNSHLHTPMYFFLNHLSFLDLCYSSVTVPKMLENLLSEKKAISVEDCLTQAFFVLAFGGTELCLLAVMAYDRYAAICYPLLYGQMMSNELCVGLAWGSWGLAFLDAFINTLLAWNLDFCETQVISNFICEIPSLFPLSCSNSSDNFAVLLGSALLHAFGTFILVFFSYARIVSTVLSITSTSGRSKAFSTCSSHLTAVSLFYGSGFLRYLMPTSGSPWELVFSMQYSVVTPLANPLVYSLKNKEVKASLKNMLQKSLQHLR, from the coding sequence ATGGCCTTGGTAAATCACAGCACCATCATTGAGTTTCTCCTTCTTGGAGTCCCTGAAGATCATCATACCCAGGCTCTAGTCTTTGTGCTTTTCCTGGTAGTTTACCTCCTGACTCTGTCAGGGAACCTGTTGATAATCCTGGTTATCAGGACCAATTCTCACCTTCAcacacccatgtacttcttcTTGAATCACCTCTCCTTCCTGGATCTCTGTTACTCTTCGGTCACTGTGCCCAAGATGCTAGAGAACCTCCTGTCTGAGAAGAAAGCCATCTCAGTGGAAGACTGTTTGACCCAGGCCTTCTTTGTGCTTGCCTTTGGGGGAACAGAGCTCTGCCTCCTTGCAgtcatggcctatgaccgctatgctGCCATTTGCTACCCTCTACTCTATGGTCAGATGATGAGCAATGAGCTGTGTGTGGGACTGGCGTGGGGATCTTGGGGTCTGGCCTTTTTGGATGCTTTCATCAATACCCTCCTAGCCTGGAATTTGGACTTCTGTGAGACGCAAGTCATCTCCAACTTCATTTGTGAGATTCCTTCTCTGTTCCCTCTATCCTGTTCCAATAGCTCTGATAACTTTGCAGTTCTGCTCGGCTCTGCCCTCCTGCATGCCTTTGGGACCTTCATTCTGGTCTTCTTCTCTTACGCCCGTATTGTCTCCACCGTCCTGAGCATCACCTCCACCTCGGGCAGAAGCaaggccttctccacctgctcctcccacctcacCGCAGTGAGCTTATTTTACGGCTCAGGTTTTCTTCGCTATCTCATGCCAACCTCAGGTTCCCCGTGGGAGTTGGTTTTTTCCATGCAGTACAGTGTGGTCACTCCCCTAGCGAATCCCCTTGTTTATAGCCTAAAGAACAAGGAAGTAAAAGCATCTCTGAAAAACATGTTGCAGAAAAGTTTACAACATCTCAGGTAG